AGGCGGCACTTTCTGTGCAAAGCCGGGACACCCCCCAACCCGGCAGGGGCGAGGCTCCTCCACCTCTAATATGCGCGGGGTTTATTGACCAGGTGCTATTTGGGCAGAAGCGGCTTCATCTCCGGCTCCAGAGTCACCCCCAGCGTGTCCATGGCGACGCCCAGAAGCCAGTAGTACCCCACGCCCACGGCCAGGTCCACCGCGCCCTGGGTGCCCAGCAGCTTCTGGATAGCCCGGTAGGTCGCGTCGCTGGCGCGGTAGCGCCGCACCAGGCTCCGCGCGAAGCGGATGACCGCCGCCTCGTGGGCGGGCAGGCCGGTCGTGGCCTTCCGGCGTCTCACCGCGTCAATGGCGGCGTCGGACACGCCCACCTTGCGCGCCACCGGCTCGTGGTAGCTATACTCATAATCGCAGTTGATGTGGCGGGACACCACCAGGATGGCCAGCTCGCGGACGGGCGCGGACAGGCTGGACTTGAAGCGCACGTACTGGCCGAGCGCGCTCACGTGGGCGCAGGCGCCGGGG
This sequence is a window from Dehalococcoidia bacterium. Protein-coding genes within it:
- a CDS encoding carboxymuconolactone decarboxylase family protein — translated: MPRLPYVTREELPQDLRHMYEDIAQGRGHVPHPFKLLLHSPGACAHVSALGQYVRFKSSLSAPVRELAILVVSRHINCDYEYSYHEPVARKVGVSDAAIDAVRRRKATTGLPAHEAAVIRFARSLVRRYRASDATYRAIQKLLGTQGAVDLAVGVGYYWLLGVAMDTLGVTLEPEMKPLLPK